One Palaemon carinicauda isolate YSFRI2023 chromosome 4, ASM3689809v2, whole genome shotgun sequence DNA segment encodes these proteins:
- the LOC137640179 gene encoding uncharacterized protein produces MEDYESDMDDLFEEDPFVDDDFVDNSPIEDSHFEFSVDERQALKRGRENYSNIIDKYICLSHGLPSPAFTARHASKILLVNEPVKKQIFVDESTKIGSNEKITSQDSLKNDSNVECEDPIQEEIEKTLLKRKRELGLSEDYVLEEIDLNDEIDVNNIGLEENENYEIPLKKSERLEIKSRLKKIKNVRNEGNLEKFNRFKEKRTPGRPRKSAIQGELQGKDINRRLEESIALGIKRNKTKTPGRPKKFHKKSPRRPKVLIKKNTLGRPIKSPRNTPGRPKKFLQNTPGRPKKYLQNTPGRPKKFLQNTPGRPKRFLPNTPGRTKRFPQNTPGKLKESPISKIGKQEAETKGKETRGRPKTPIISKKEKQEGEAKFKETRGRPRKTSISKIGKQEGEATFKETRGRPKKASISKIGKQEGEAKSKETRGRPKKASISKIGKGECYGKAKQTRGMLIEATKSKLGRQEGDTKAKETRGRPRKTTSSKIYKDRRKELTDETKESTKGIMFGKAEALKRLNKSKSKSFVNSKAVLHKSISRYFKYLSTTFGISKEQGHLALSKSLDLTVVPPLKKGCCPDMRSFCLPNEVRFAIPFMSETSVLEKDKGLGVQTNAKFVKIAKRDCTWRDTSRSAIDFLSNDCLTKETQNKENITNGRSKLENPSCHPSKRIHSEIVENLVSCKQVLEKSQTEMGRGDLHSVGDYERQLQDNEPQDHENTSSYNHSSIKEECKDTKVMESGNVFDLNQNNAGEKKGNQIQCKIRKVQVDKIDGELTKRQLRSARKKRKILPVENFVSDENHNEKRLNLLNNQATSHLTVPAKKDQATERYPSLEGDSVGKCKEDEHSSSLVRRGMRPRKFSKETQIKSIRKKKVEASAPCPNPASVKSKNSPSQKGQGKRPRKFYKETLKKSRKRNQGKTAAPCPSPLSVVSKGKNSESQKRVKKSSDELHTSMDVNRSLSEVFTFSDDEDKGENLYSADENYRDLCSADKTTCRKSLDPLLKDCSPPSTEEDRTNCAKGNAASDYIEIDKDNEIDNDYDAYSKNNSLKVKSFDNEDCSPEIITEMESNLTVAPLHSENESKKSLKKFTTTVCEKYSNDEKKVEDSQILKINHEESVLAGIDAVKKKRISLAPRNKETVLSNQYISSIMPTEETQPYSMNFHSVDLENGGLSSLPTGVDIPEDTMKENPKDNVMSQLDTVKRKEVGNDNDFVDDIKLKLLPVVRYPEAVGSWHTSMHTIRMWGKIRKAKTRQDLKKPEPLHPEMSKSTDVNTTGASAMGCSKARSFFDLSDDDDLVIPSDGEEDHIESLPSTSKSFNLSKKFGVSLIKKSSKKGPDNSFKYKGRVVDIMKFL; encoded by the exons ATGGAGGATTATGAAAGTGATATGGATGATTTATTTGAAGAAGATCCCTTTGTAGATGATGATTTTGTGGACAATTCTCCTATTGAggattctcattttgaattttctgTAGATGAAAGGCAGGCTTTAAAAAGAGGAAGGGAAAATTATTCTAACATTATCGACAAATACATATGTCTGTCACATGGACTACCTTCACCTGCCTTCACTGCTCGTCATGCAAGTAAAATACTTCTGGTTAACGAGCCAGTCAAGAAACAAATCTTTGTTGATGAAAGTACAAAGATAGGAAGCAATGAAAAAATTACTTCACAGGATTCATTGAAAAATGACAGTAATGTTGAATGTGAAGACCCTATTCAAGAAGAGATTGAAAAGACCCTACTTAAACGCAAACGTGAGTTAGGGCTATCTGAGGATTATGTCTTGGAGGAAATAGACTTGAATGATGAAATTGATGTCAATAATATTGGTttggaagaaaatgaaaattatgaaattccttTGAAGAAATCTGAAAGGTTAGAAATAAAAAGtagattaaaaaagataaaaaatgtgaGAAATGAAGGAAACTTGGAAAAATTTAATAGATTTAAAGAGAAAAGAACTCCAGGAAGGCCCCGAAAGTCTGCAATACAGGGAGAATTacaaggaaaggatataaatagaaGGCTGGAAGAGTCCATTGCACTTggtataaaaagaaacaaaacaaagacaCCTGGAAGACCAAAGAAGTTTCATAAGAAAAGCCCGAGAAGACCAAAAGTGTTAATAAAAAAGAATACTCTGGGAAGGCCAATAAAGTCTCCACGGAATACCCCTGGAAGGCCAAAAAAGTTTCTACAGAATACCCCTGGGAGGCCAAAAAAGTATCTACAGAATACCCCTGGAAGGCCAAAAAAGTTTCTACAGAATACCCCTGGGAGGCCGAAAAGGTTTCTGCCGAATACCCCTGGAAGGACAAAAAGGTTTCCGCAGAATACTCCTGGAAAGCTAAAAGAGTCCCCTATATCTAAAATAGGAAAACAGGAAGCAGagacaaaaggaaaagaaacacGGGGAAGACCAAAAACACCCattatatctaaaaaagaaaaacaggaaGGTGAGGCAAAATTTAAAGAGACACGTGGTAGGCCTAGAAAGACCTCTATATCTAAAATAGGAAAACAGGAAGGTGAGGCAACATTTAAAGAGACACGTGGAAGGCCTAAAAAGGCCTCTATATCTAAAATAGGAAAACAGGAAGGTGAGGCAAAATCAAAAGAGACACGTGGAAGGCCTAAAAAGGCCTCTATATCTAAAATAGGAAAAGGGGAATGTTACGGAAAAGCAAAGCAAACACGTGGAATGTTAATTGAGGCCACTAAGTCTAAACTAGGAAGACAGGAAGGTGATACAAAAGCAAAGGAAACTCGAGGAAGACCAAGAAAAACTACCTCATCTAAGATCTATAAAGATAGAAGAAAGGAGTTAACAGATGAAACTAAGGAAAGTACCAAAGGGATAATGTTTGGTAAGGCTGAGGCACTGAAAAGACTCAATAAAtcaaaaagcaaaagttttgtcAATAGTAAGGCAGTGCTACATAAAAGCATATCAAGATATTTCAAGTATCTCAGTACAACATTTGGTATAAGTAAAGAACAAGGGCACTTGGCTCTCAGCAAATCATTGGATTTGACTGTTGTTCCACCACTAAAGAAAGGCTGTTGTCCTGACATGAGAAGTTTTTGTCTACCAAATGAGGTGCGTTTTGCCATCCCTTTCATGAGTGAAACCTCCGTTTTAGAGAAAGACAAGGGGCTAGGTGTACAAACCAATGCTAAATTTGTTAAAATAGCAAAACGAGATTGTACATGGAGAGACACATCAAGATCTGCCATTGATTTCTTGTCTAATGACTGCTTAACCAAAGAAACACAGAATAAAGAAAACATAACAAATGGTAGATCCAAACTGGAAAATCCTAGCTGCCATCCCTCAAAAAGAATTCATAGTGAAATAGTTGAAAACTTGGTTTCTTGTAAACAGGTTTTAGAGAAATCTCAGACTGAGATGGGAAGAGGTGATTTACATTCAGTGGGGGATTATGAAAGGCAGTTACAGGATAATGAGCCCCAGGATCATGAGAATACAAGTTCATATAACCATTCTAGCATCAAAGAGGAATGTAAAGACACCAAAGTTATGGAAAGTGGAAATGTGTTTGATCTTAATCAAAATAATGCTGGTGAAAAGAAAGGTAATCAAATACAATGTAAAATTAGAAAAGTACAAGTAGATAAAATTGACGGTGAGCTTACAAAACGGCAACTACGAAGTGCTcgtaagaaaaggaaaattttaccAGTAGAAAATTTTGTAAGTGATGAAAACCACAATGAAAAAAGGCTTAATCTACTAAATAACCAAGCAACATCTCATTTAACAGTGCCTGCAAAGAAGGATCAAGCCACAGAACGATATCCATCCCTTGAAGGCGATTCAGTCGGGAAATGTAAGGAGGACGAGCATTCTTCATCCTTAGTAAGACGAGGGATGAGGCCTAGGAAGTTCTCCAAAGAAACCCAAATCAAATCCATAAGAAAAAAGAAAGTGGAGGCATCTGCTCCATGCCCCAATCCGGCATCGGTTAAGAGTAAAAATTCCCCCTCTCAGAAAGGACAGGGAAAAAGGCCTAGAAAGTTCTATAAAGAAACCCTAAAAAAATCCAGGAAAAGAAATCAAGGGAAGACAGCTGCTCCATGCCCTAGTCCATTATCTGTTGTATCTAAGGGTAAAAATTCTGAATCTCAGAAAAGAGTTAAAAAATCTTCAGATGAACTCCATACTTCCATGGATGTTAACAGATCATTGTCAGAAGTTTTCACATTCTCTGATGATGAGGATAAGGGTGAAAACTTGTATTCTGCTGATGAGAATTATAGAGACTTGTGTTCAGCTGATAAGACAACCTGTAGAAAATCTTTAGATCCTTTGCTTAAGGATTGTTCGCCACCATCCACAGAAGAAGATAGAACCAACTGTGCAAAGGGAAATGCAGCTTCCGATTATATTGAAATTGATAAAGATAATGAGATAGATAATGACTATGATGCGTATTCAAAAAATAACAGTCTAAAAGTGAAGTCTTTTGATAATGAAGATTGCTCACCTGAAATAATTACTGAAATGGAAAGTAACTTGACAGTTGCACCACTTCATTCAGAGAATGAAAGTAAAAAAAGTCTAAAAAAGTTCACAACCACTGTTTGTGAGAAGTATAGTAATGATGAAAAGAAAGTCGAGGATTCTCAAATTCTGAAGATAAACCATGAAGAGAGTGTTCTTGCTGGAATTGACGCtgttaagaaaaaaagaataagtttagcCCCAAGAAATAAAGAAACTGTTCTCTCAAATCAGTATATCTCTAGTATTATGCCTACAGAAGAGACCCAGCCATATAGTATGAACTTTCATTCAGTTGATCTAGAAAATGGTGGGTTAAGCTCTCTACCTACAGGTGTTGACATCCCGGAGGATACTATGAAGGAGAATCCTAAGGATAATGTTATGTCACAactagatacagtgaagagaaaGGAAGTAGGCAATGATAATGATTTTGTTGATGATATAAAACTTAAGCTGCTTCCAGTAGTAAGATATCCGGAAGCTGTAGGATCGTGGCACACTTCAATGCATACAATAAGAATGTGGGGAAAGATACGAAAAGCAAAGACAAGAcag GATTTAAAGAAGCCTGAGCCACTGCATCCAGAAATGAGCAAGAGTACGGATGTTAACACAACAGGAGCATCTGCTATG